The following coding sequences are from one Triticum aestivum cultivar Chinese Spring chromosome 5A, IWGSC CS RefSeq v2.1, whole genome shotgun sequence window:
- the LOC123104074 gene encoding protein MICROTUBULE BINDING PROTEIN 2C, whose amino-acid sequence MAEKPAGPASRSRIRGGLAPSAPSSRRVVSMAYTAAPHQAKKVPEPKVVKPARTTPAKRRQQLDQAQKQREELAALQEQLGGLQGKLLEKDEALRSAENLIGRISVANEEVDELRSQLNDKESLVESTGSELHGAKIMLAEKQAALEKLEWEAKMSSTKVEELEVDVASMDVEISALMKVFRKITENNRASHPTERSDDSSLECEPVQLDDTVGDIDTEKMEQEMSAYITALAAAKDNPTEEFLKAVTEARLRLQAFVL is encoded by the exons ATGGCCGAGAAGCCGGCGGGCCCGGCCTCCAGGTCCAGGATCCGGGGCGGGCTCGCCCCCTCCGCGCCCTCCTCCAG GAGGGTGGTCTCGATGGCGTACACGGCGGCTCCGCATCAGGCCAAGAAG GTTCCTGAGCCGAAGGTTGTGAAGCCAGCAAGAACCACGCCGGCCAAGAGGCGGCAGCAGCTGGATCAGGCGCAGAAGCAGAGGGAAGAGCTCGCTGCGTTGCAGGAGCAGCTTGGTGGCTTGCAGGGAAAACTGCTTGAGAAAGACGAAGCTCTGAGGTCCGCAGAGAACTTGATTGGCCGGATCAGTGTTGCGAACGAAGAGGTGGATGAATTGAGAAGCCAGCTTAATGATAAGGAATCGCTTGTTGAGTCTACTGGCTCCGAGTTGCATGGTGCAAAG ATTATGTTGGCAGAGAAGCAAGCAGCATTGGAGAAGCTAGAATGGGAGGCAAAGATGTCAAGTACAAAAGTTGAAGAACTTGAAGTGGATGTAGCCTCTATGGATGTTGAAATCTCTGCTCTGATGAAGGTATTCAGGAAAATAACAGAGAACAACCGAGCCTCTCATCCCACGGAGAGATCTGACGATTCATCGTTGGAATGTGAACCAGTTCAGCTTGAT GATACGGTAGGTGATATTGATACGGAGAAGATGGAGCAGGAAATGTCAGCCTACATCACGGCTCTAGCAGCCGCGAAAGACAATCCTACGGAGGAGTTCCTGAAGGCAGTAACTGAGGCAAGGCTGAGACTCCAAGCGTTTGTACTCTAA
- the LOC123104075 gene encoding translation initiation factor IF-2 (The sequence of the model RefSeq protein was modified relative to this genomic sequence to represent the inferred CDS: added 93 bases not found in genome assembly): MDPDGDGSFHRKEAISAVQDVDQYYGDDDDYDDLYNDVNVGDGFLHASQPPVQPPPPALPPKQHQLPPQQAPPPQQQQQVLPTPSLPLPPPPPPMGHPEKVHIPGVASGPAPIQDRPNPSHLPPPPQPPVAAAPPPPPHHQIQAGGDGFHRQGGGNFGGGPIVVGNGGGGDGPGATTLFVGDLHWWTTDADLEAELVKYGHVKEVRFFDEKASGKSKGYCQVDFFDPGAAAACKEGMNGHPFNGRPCVVAFASPNTVRRMGEAQMKNNQPMGQQNSGMQKSGGRGGGGPPGGPPGPQVGGNYGGRGGGGAGGGGGGGGGGAGGGNWGRGPGGGGMGGRGPGGNMRNRMGPVGGRGIMGNGGMVAPPPPMMHPGGMMGQGFDPTGYGAAMGRMGGGFGGFPGGPGGAPFPGLMQPFPPVVAPHVNPAFFGRGGGMGAGGVGMWPDPSMGGGWGGEEQSSYGDDAASDQQYGEGGSHGKERPPEREWSGAPERRREREKDLPPPPELPERRHRDERDMGCERERERDRGGDRERERDRGDRERERDRGDRDRHRDDRDRHGDYHRHRERDSDRTDDWDRGRSSGRRSRSREVDHSKRRRMSHE, translated from the exons atggatcccGACGGGGACGGCTCCTTCCACCGGAAGGAGGCCATCTCCGCCGTGCAGGACGTCGACCAGTActacggcgacgacgacgactacgACGACCTCTACAACGACGTCAACGTCGGGGACGGCTTCC agcagcagcaggttctgcccaccccttcgctcccgctgcccccgccgccgcccccgatgGGCCACCCGGAGAAGGTCCACATCCCGGGAGTCGCGTCCGGCCCTGCCCCCATCCAAGACCGCCCCAACCCGTCCCATCTCCCGCCGCCGCCTCAGCCTCCCGTCgctgcggcgccgccgccgcctccccaccACCAGATCCAGGCGGGAGGAGACGGGTTCCACCGGCAGGGAGGGGGCAACTTCGGGGGAGGACCGATAGTTGTTGGCAACGGCGGGGGTGGCGACGGCCCTGGCGCTACCACGCTCTTCGTTGGGGACCTCCACTGGTGGACGACGGACGCGGATCTGGAGGCGGAGCTCGTCAAGTACGGCCATGTCAAGGAAGTCAGGTTCTTTGATGAGAAGGCCAGCGGGAAATCCAAGGGATATTGCCAGGTCGATTTCTTTGACCCTGGCGCTGCTGCTGCCTGCAAGGAGGGCATGAACGGCCACCCGTTCAATGGCCGTCCCTGTGTCGTGGCCTTTGCTTCGCCTAACACTGTACGCCGCATGGGTGAAGCTCAGATGAAGAACAACCAACCGATGGGTCAGCAGAATTCAGGTATGCAGAAGAGTGGTGGCAGAGGTGGTGGTGGTCCACCTGGAGGCCCGCCTGGGCCTCAGGTTGGAGGAAACTATGGTGGccggggaggcggaggagctggtggtggtggcggtggtggaggaggcggggcaGGTGGTGGGAATTGGGGCAGAGGTCCAGGTGGTGGTGGGATGGGGGGTAGAGGTCCTGGTGGGAATATGAGGAATCGGATGGGTCCGGTGGGTGGCCGAGGGATCATGGGGAACGGAGGGATGGTGGCTCCACCGCCACCAATGATGCATCCCGGAGGGATGATGGGGCAGGGATTTGATCCCACTGGCTATGGTGCAGCCATGGGAAGGATGGGTGGAGGGTTTGGAGGGTTCCCTGGTGGACCTGGTGGTGCACCATTCCCAGGCTTGATGCAGCCATTCCCACCTGTGGTTGCTCCTCATGTGAACCCAGCATTCTTTGGGAGAGGAGGTGGTATGGGTGCCGGGGGTGTTGGAATGTGGCCAGACCCAAGCATGGGTGGTGGTTGGGGAGGCGAGGAACAATCAAGCTATGGTGATGATGCAGCATCTGATCAGCAATATGGAGAAGGTGGAAGCCATGGTAAAGAGAGGCCACCAGAGCGGGAATGGTCAGGTGCACCAGAAAGGAGGCGGGAGAGGGAAAAAGATTTGCCCCCACCACCAGAATTGCCAGAGAGAAGGCACCGTGATGAACGGGATATGGGTtgtgagagggaaagagagagggacagAGGAGGAGATAGGGAAAGGGAGAGGGACAGAGGAGATAGGGAAAGGGAGAGGGATAGAGGAGATAGGGACAGACACCGGGATGACAGAGATCGCCATGGTGATTATCACAGACACAGGGAGCGTGATTCTGATCGTACTGATGACTGGGATAGAGGAAGATCATCTGGGAGAAGAAGCAGGTCAAGGGAGGTTGATCACTCAAAGCGGCGACGAATGTCGCACGAGTGA